Proteins from one Oncorhynchus gorbuscha isolate QuinsamMale2020 ecotype Even-year linkage group LG18, OgorEven_v1.0, whole genome shotgun sequence genomic window:
- the LOC124003971 gene encoding transcription factor HES-5-like encodes MPSSLHQLRKPVGEEMCRDRINTCIEQLKTLLEREFHKQDPNTKLEKADILEMTVGFLTQKLQPQCPVPQRAHSEGYSQCWRETLHFLSSSSMKDMMLQNLQRAGQDVCTSSPLSSQHQHHSQGPVKQATSGHKTVWRPW; translated from the coding sequence ATGCCCTCTTCTCTTCATCAGCTAAGAAAACCAGTTGGCGAGGAGATGTGTAGAGACCGCATCAACACCTGCATAGAACAGCTCAAGACCCTGCTGGAGAGGGAGTTCCACAAACAGGACCCCAACACCAAGCTGGAGAAGGCTGACATCCTGGAGATGACGGTGGGGTTCCTGACGCAGAAGCTACAGCCTCAGTGCCCAGTCCCCCAGAGGGCCCACAGTGAGGGCTACTCCCAGTGCTGGAGGGAGACCCTGCACTTCCTGTCTTCCAGCTCCATGAAGGACATGATGCTTCAGAACCTCCAGAGAGCTGGCCAGGACGTCTGCACCTCCTCACCACTCTCCTCCCAACATCAACACCACAGCCAGGGCCCAGTGAAGCAGGCCACCAGTGGTCACAAAACAGTGTGGAGGCCCTGGTAG
- the LOC124002404 gene encoding transcription factor HES-5-like, with translation MAPTYINNSANTILSAKDKHKLRKPVAEKMCRDRINTCIEQLKTLLEREFHKQDPNTKLEKAVILEMTVGFLMQKLQPQSPIPQRAYSEGYSQGWRETLHFLSSSSMKDMMLQNLQRAGQDVCTSSPLSSQLQHHSQGPVKQATSGHKTVWRPW, from the exons atGGCTCCTACCTACATCAACAACTCTGCCAACACCATACTCTCTGCTAAAGACAAGCATAAA CTAAGGAAACCAGTTGCGGAGAAGATGTGTAGAGACCGCATCAACACCTGCATAGAGCAGCTCAAGACCCTGCTCGAGAGGGAGTTCCACAAACAGGACCCCAACACCAAGCTGGAGAAGGCTGTCATCCTGGAGATGACGGTGGGGTTCCTGATGCAGAAGCTGCAGCCTCAGAGCCCAATCCCCCAGAGGGCCTACAGTGAGGGCTACTCCCAGGGCTGGAGGGAGACCCTGCACTTCCTGTCTTCCAGCTCCATGAAAGACATGATGCTTCAGAACCTCCAGAGAGCTGGCCAGGACGTCTGCACCTCCTCACCACTCTCCTCCCAACTTCAACACCACAGCCAGGGCCCAGTGAAGCAGGCCACCAGTGGTCACAAAACAGTGTGGAGGCCCTGGTAG